The Brassica napus cultivar Da-Ae chromosome C7, Da-Ae, whole genome shotgun sequence genome has a segment encoding these proteins:
- the LOC106367572 gene encoding transcription factor MYB62-like: MSNIMKKRCNENEESTEQRKGPWTLEEDTLLTNYIAHNGEGRWNLLAKSSGLKRKGKSCRLRWLNYLKPDIKRGNLTPQEQLLILELHCKWGNRWSKIAQYLPGRTDNEIKNYWRTRVQKQARQLNIDSSSHQFLEVVRSFWVPRLIHKIKDNTNTNTRAPPTDSLGPVLQDNNFSHNLGLNNIDCSTSMSQDLAKISQLMDLSDLETTSSVCLEGSRGSSNQYVNEDSRYFHCLEEEYIFPTMGNSDILPLQDCHVADSTYEEDVTQDPMWNMDDIWHFEEYAPFN; the protein is encoded by the exons ATGTCAAATATAATGAAGAAGAGGTGTAATGAAAATGAAGAGAGCACAGAGCAGAGAAAAGGGCCTTGGACGCTTGAGGAAGACACTCTTCTCACTAATTACATTGCCCATAACGGTGAAGGCCGATGGAATCTGCTAGCCAAATCTTCTG ggctaaagagaaaaggaaaaagttGCAGATTACGATGGTTGAATTACCTTAAACCCGACATAAAGCGAGGGAATCTCACTCCTCAAGAACAACTCTTAATCCTCGAACTTCACTGTAAATGGGGTAATAG GTGGTCAAAAATTGCGCAGTATTTACCGGGAAGAACGGACAACGAGATCAAAAACTATTGGAGGACTAGAGTGCAGAAACAAGCACGCCAGCTCAATATTGATTCCAGCAGCCACCAGTTCTTGGAAGTTGTCCGTAGTTTCTGGGTTCCAAGATTGATCCACAAGATAAAAGATAACACAAACACCAACACTAGAGCTCCTCCTACGGATTCACTTGGACCGGTCTTACAAGACAATAATTTCTCACATAATTTGGGTTTAAACAACATAGATTGTTCCACTTCCATGTCTCAAGATCTGGCGAAAATTTCACAGTTAATGGATTTGTCTGATCTTGAAACTACCAGTTCAGTGTGCTTGGAGGGGTCAAGAGGGAGTAGTAATCAATATGTGAATGAAGATTCTAGATATTTCCATTGCCTAGAGGAGGAGTACATATTTCCCACTATGGGCAATTCAGACATTTTACCATTGCAGGATTGTCACGTAGCAGATTCGACTTACGAGGAGGATGTGACACAAGATCCAATGTGGAACATGGATGATATTTGGCACTTTGAGGAGTACGCACCCTTTAATTAG
- the LOC106363373 gene encoding uncharacterized protein LOC106363373, translated as MKSIVRGAMRIPVVEEEDGTIEVEVEPGHYATVCPEKTEKNQETNLNETEEADALYVHEVVFLNEDKVIPKNLDIDKGNAGVCLVMDRASTFVCKTGEKGVVTFVCKTGEKGVLTFVCKTGEKKTLKDIDYIPDLKHNILCLGQATKNGCEVNMKDVYLTLIDSHGRLLVRVTRSPNHLYKTPMEISYPECLHVRDKDATWRWHARLGYISYGVMNNIVRKEMVVGISCVTHEEGVCDACLAEKHIIHSFSSVTHGEAVCDTCLSFPSVTHREAVCDTCLAGKQIRHSFPTKAMVRTSKPLGLLIGDLCGRIAPPTPTDNREAFYRFKRFHTNRRGDFAPTKFNLGCTDRGGEVASAKFNLG; from the exons ATGAAGAGCATAGTCAGAGGGGCTATGAGAATTCCCGTGGTAGAAGAAGAGGACGGAACGATAGAGGTAGAGGTCGAG CCTGGTCACTATGCAACTGTTTGTCCTGAGAAaacagagaagaatcaagaaaccaACCTAAACGAGACAGAAGAGGCTGATGCACTCTATGTACACGAGGTGGTGTTTTTGAACGAAGATAAGGTGATTCCAAAGAATCTTGATATCGACAAAGGTAATGCAGGTGTCTG TTTGGTGATGGATCGTGCGTCGACATTTGTGTGCAAGACTGGAGAGAAGGGTGTGGTTACCTTTGTGTGCAAGACTGGAGAGAAGGGTGTGCTTACCTTTGTGTGCAAGACTGGAGAGAAGAAGACACTCAAAGACATAGACTACATACCCGACCTGAAGCACAATATATTGTGTCTTGGGCAAGCAACAAAAAACGGATGTGAGGTTAACATGAAAGATGTCTACTTAACGCTCATAGATTCACATGGAAGGTTACTAGTTCGTGTGACAAGATCTCCAAACCATCTCTACAAGACCCCTATGGAGATAAGCTACCCGGAGTGTTTACATGTCAGGGACAAAGATGCTACATGGAGGTGGCATGCTCGACTAGGATATATAAgctatggagtgatgaacaacatTGTAAGAAAGGAGATGGTCGTAGGAATATCGTGCGTAACACACGAAGAAGGCGTGTGTGACGCATGTCTAGCAGAGAAGCATATTATACACTCGTTCTCGAGTGTAACACACGGAGAAGCCGTGTGTGACACATGTCTCTCATTCCCGAGTGTAACACACAGAGAAGCCGTGTGTGACACATGTCTCGCAGGGAAGCAAATCAGACACTCATTCCCGACTAAGGCCATGGTTCGTACATCAAAGCCATTGGGATTATTGATTGGAGATTTGTGTGGACGAATCGCACCACCAACGCCAACAGATAATCGTGAGGCATTCTATAGGTTCAAAAGATTTCACACCAATAGAAGAGGCGATTTTGCCCCAACTAAGTTCAATCTAGGTTGCAcagatagaggaggagaggttGCCTCAGCTAAGTTCAATCTAGGATga
- the LOC125590498 gene encoding secreted RxLR effector protein 161-like, which produces MHNPRDSHGQAIKHILPYVKVTTNFGLFLKGHGSRSVVGYSDSSHNIDLDDGRSTSGHAFYYGSSIITSTSQKQQTVSLSSCEAEFMAATEAAKQAIWIKELLSEILSKEGKKVKLRITKNQPLL; this is translated from the coding sequence ATGCACAATCCAAGAGACTCTCACGGACAAGCCATCAAACACATATTGCCGTATGTGAAAGTAACAACAAACTTCGGTCTGTTCTTGAAGGGACATGGGTCAAGGAGTGTCGTTGGTTATAGTGACAGCAGTCACAACATTGATCTCGATGACGGGAGGAGCACGTCAGGACATGCATTCTACTACGGTTCATCAATAATCACTTCGACGTCGCAGAAGCAGCAGACGGTTTCATTGTCATCATGTGAAGCAGAGTTCATGGCAGCAACAGAAGCTGCAAAGCAAGCTATATGGATCAAGGAGTTGTTGAGTGAGATACTAAGCAAAGAAGGCAAGAAGGTCAAGCTTAGGATCACAAAAAATCAGCCATTGCTCTAA
- the BNAC07G10820D gene encoding uncharacterized protein BNAC07G10820D — protein MVLRGEMTTAPRRRTERPKSLHNFTLPDLKWGSQRHLKCSRIDSLGSGSGDHRLRRRSPPFKLPASSVSIPSEHRRSINNQRRLAPLEDEEEEGIEEFRVKIMSDLKTVRDKITQSMFREHALEDEEEEGNTDESGHEKVSPAKPWNLRKRRAACKEPVSEKIVNPSPPRVKERAGVVEAETAAKEITMRRPKFSVKLTKKEIEEDFMAALGHRPPRRPKKRPRTVQKKLDSLHPGFYLSEVTLDAYKVPEETKNIHR, from the exons ATGGTATTACGCGGTGAGATGACGACGGCGCCGAGGAGGAGAACAGAGCGACCGAAGAGTCTCCATAATTTCACGCTCCCGGACTTGAAGTGGGGGAGTCAGCGTCATCTCAAGTGCTCCAGGATCGATTCTTTGGGCAGCGGTTCCGGCGATCACCGACTCCGACGCCGATCTCCGCCTTTCAAACTCCCTGCTTCCTCCGTTTCGATCCCGTCTGAACACCGGAGGAGCATCAACAACCAGCGCCGCCTCGCACCgttggaagacgaagaagaagaagggatcGAGGAGTTCAGGGTGAAGATCATGTCGGATCTGAAGACGGTGAGGGATAAGATCACGCAATCGATGTTTAGGGAACACGCTCTcgaggacgaagaagaagagggtAACACCGACGAGTCCGGCCATGAGAAGGTTTCTCCGGCGAAGCCATGGAATCTGAGGAAAAGGAGAGCCGCGTGCAAGGAACCTGTTTCGGAGAAGATAGTGAATCCGTCGCCGCCGAGGGTGAAGGAGAGAGCCGGAGTGGTGGAAGCCGAGACGGCGGCGAAGGAGATTACGATGCGGCGGCCCAAGTTCTCCGTGAAGCTTACGAAGAAGGAGATCGAGGAGGATTTCATGGCGGCTCTTGGTCACCGACCACCGCGCCGGCCAAAGAAGCGGCCAAGAACCGTTCAGAAAAAACTCGAC AGCTTGCATCCTGGGTTTTATCTTAGTGAAGTGACGCTTGATGCGTATAAGGTCCCAGAAGAAACCAAG AATATACaccgatga